Proteins from a single region of Corylus avellana chromosome ca11, CavTom2PMs-1.0:
- the LOC132165798 gene encoding protein ALP1-like, whose protein sequence is MEISSSPFLSQEDCSHFYSLFQDMEENFNVNANPKKRQRKDDDVSDKEETTKTALRDILTSIILLDEQENQEREQERWVMETQQDKSLFEANHEQKIQATTEYYSQLQNHYADVDNLDTVRTKRARRSTSASTAAAAVAAGNAGSNSPPQQHHRRLWVKDRSKDWWDQHNHPDFPDEEFRRAFRMSKATFSMICDELESVVTKKNTMLRDAIPVRQRVAVCVWRLATGEPLRLVSKRFGLGISTCHKLVLEVCTAIRNVLMPKYVQWPDENRMRVIKDEFKSVSGIPNVGGSMYTTHVPIIAPKVNVAAYFNKRHTERNQKSSYSITVQGVVDPKGVFTDVCIGWPGSMPDDEVLENSALSQRVQMGLLKDVWVVGNSGYPLTDWVLVPYAHQNLTWCQHAFNEKTLEVQKVAKDAFARLKRRWSCLQKRTEVKLQELPMVLGACCVLHNICEMRNEEIDPELKFELFDDEMVAENGLRSASSIQARDQIAHDLLHHGQAGTRYS, encoded by the coding sequence ATGGAAATTAGCTCTTCCCCATTTCTTAGTCAAGAAGATTGTTCACATTTCTACAGTTTGTTCCAAGATATGGAGGAGAATTTCAATGTGAACGCTAACCCcaaaaaaaggcaaagaaaGGACGACGATGTTAGCGATAAGGAGGAAACGACGAAGACCGCGTTGAGGGACATTCTCACTTCGATCATCTTGTTGGATGAGCAGGAGAACCAAGAGCGAGAACAAGAACGGTGGGTCATGGAGACTCAGCAAGATAAGTCCCTCTTCGAGGCTAACCACGAGCAAAAGATTCAAGCTACAACCGAGTATTATTCCCAACTCCAAAATCATTACGCTGATGTCGACAATTTGGACACCGTGAGGACTAAGCGGGCCCGCCGCTCCACTTCCGCATCCACCGCCGCCGCCGCTGTTGCGGCGGGAAATGCCGGATCGAACAGTCCGCCGCAACAGCACCACCGTCGGCTCTGGGTGAAGGACCGGTCCAAGGACTGGTGGGATCAGCACAACCACCCAGACTTCCCAGACGAAGAATTTCGCCGCGCGTTTCGTATGAGCAAGGCCACGTTCAGCATGATCTGCGACGAGCTCGAATCTGTCGTCACGAAGAAGAACACGATGCTTCGCGACGCTATCCCTGTTCGCCAACGCGTGGCGGTTTGCGTGTGGAGATTGGCCACCGGTGAGCCTCTACGGCTCGTGTCGAAGCGGTTCGGGTTGGGTATATCAACTTGTCACAAGCTCGTACTTGAAGTTTGCACAGCGATTCGGAATGTCCTAATGCCCAAGTATGTTCAGTGGCCTGACGAGAACAGAATGAGGGTGATTAAGGACGAATTCAAATCAGTTTCAGGGATACCCAACGTTGGTGGGTCGATGTACACGACCCATGTTCCTATCATCGCGCCGAAGGTGAATGTGGCTGCTTATTTCAACAAGAGGCATACGGAGAGGAACCAAAAGAGCTCTTACTCGATAACGGTTCAAGGAGTTGTTGATCCGAAGGGAGTGTTCACCGATGTTTGCATTGGTTGGCCCGGTTCGATGCCCGACGACGAGGTGTTGGAGAACTCTGCTCTGAGCCAGAGGGTCCAGATGGGGCTCTTGAAGGACGTTTGGGTTGTTGGGAATTCCGGGTACCCTCTCACCGACTGGGTTTTGGTTCCTTACGCCCACCAGAACCTCACTTGGTGTCAGCACGCTTTCAACGAGAAGACTTTGGAGGTTCAGAAGGTTGCCAAGGATGCGTTTGCGAGGTTGAAAAGGAGGTGGTCTTGCTTGCAGAAGAGGACAGAGGTGAAACTCCAAGAATTGCCTATGGTTCTTGGGGCTTGCTGTGTCCTACACAACATCTGTGAGATGAGAAATGAAGAGATTGATCCGGAGCTGAAATTTGAGCTTTTTGATGACGAAATGGTCGCTGAAAATGGTTTGAGGTCTGCGAGTTCGATACAGGCTAGAGATCAGATTGCTCACGATTTGTTACACCATGGGCAGGCAGGCACTCGTTATAGTTGA